A single genomic interval of Armigeres subalbatus isolate Guangzhou_Male chromosome 1, GZ_Asu_2, whole genome shotgun sequence harbors:
- the LOC134207695 gene encoding probable Dol-P-Man:Man(7)GlcNAc(2)-PP-Dol alpha-1,6-mannosyltransferase yields MALLVFLIAAAHCVYTPFTKVEESFNLQAIHDLLYHRLNLTQYDHHEFPGVVPRSFLGPLFVTFLVTPIATALEFFEINKFWMQYVVRFALAGTVIFAWNKLRVTIHKQLGVSVSLWYILITITQFHFMFYMSRPLPNIMALPLVLLAVNYWMTRSVKLFIVCSGAAIIIFRAELTMLLGLYLLYDLYYKRVHLDVVLKTVIPAGVLLIVLTVLVDSFFWRRLLWPEAEVFWFNTVLNKSSDWGTSPFLWYIYSALPRAMGLSLLFVPFGLVLESRIRRLVIPAVVFVLLFSMLPHKELRFIIYVFPLLNVAAACACNRIWINRKKTIINKFLSFVAIGHLFGNAFLTMFLLLVAGTNYPGGVAISRFHRLAAGETNITVHIDNMAAQSGVSRFSQINPDWVYSKEEDLFPGEQRLHSFDYLLTEARDKYSDEMRLLGQTHEILEFVECFNSIGLQYKSLLPVKIKTKPCIFIMKRRQSLEPGKIRLNFDDIMETSNLGGSGSLSDPEFPPFEVDGREEEDDEDEDEVLQDDEDDKHEADNAEEEKQFEDDDQPEDDLEELKESVEQEEPQRYQKATRNRRSTKDSTLKPMQRVRKSTSKSRIKIKEILEENAHLLTEDDESETREQKRAKVASYLQKASSSTQLKTAQKIIREEKLKQMANELSKLDFSGLCNLDRMSTRECLRQIIDEQYGLGDGEDEEE; encoded by the exons ATGGCCTTGCTGGTATTCTTGATTGCAGCTGCCCACTGTGTCTACACGCCGTTCACAAAAGTCGAGGAGAGCTTCAATCTTCAGGCGATTCATGACTTGCTTTACCATCGGCTGAACCTGACCCAA TATGATCATCACGAATTCCCCGGAGTGGTTCCCAGATCCTTCCTGGGGCCGCTTTTCGTCACGTTCTTGGTGACACCGATCGCCACAGCGCtcgaattcttcgaaattaacAAATTCTGGATGCAGTATGTCG TTCGCTTCGCGCTGGCAGGAACAGTGATTTTCGCGTGGAATAAGCTTCGCGTCACAATACACAAACAGCTCGGCGTTTCTGTGTCCCTGTGGTACATTCTCATCACCATCACGCAGTTTCACTTCATGTTCTACATGAGCCGTCCCTTGCCGAACATCATGGCACTGCCGCTGGTGCTTTTGGCGGTAAACTACTGGATGACACGAAGTGTCAAACTTTTCATCGTATGCTCCGGAGCCGCCATTATCATTTTCCGGGCGGAATTGACCATGCTTTTGGGATTGTATCTTCTGTATGATCTGTACTACAAACGAGTGCACTTGGATGTGGTGCTAAAAACTGTCATCCCAGCAGGCGTGCTGCTAATCGTTTTAACCGTACTGGTTGACAGTTTCTTCTGGCGCCGCCTACTGTGGCCCGAAGCCGAAGTGTTCTGGTTCAACACCGTGCTGAACAAAAGCTCCGACTGGGGTACCTCGCCTTTTTTGTGGTACATCTATTCGGCGCTGCCCCGTGCCATGGGCCTATCGTTGCTGTTCGTCCCCTTCGGACTGGTGCTGGAGAGCCGGATCCGTAGGCTAGTCATTCCGGCGGTGGTGTTTGTGCTGCTGTTTTCGATGCTGCCCCACAAGGAGCTACGCTTCATCATCTACGTGTTTCCGCTGCTGAACGTGGCCGCCGCATGCGCGTGCAATCGGAT ATGGATTAATCGAAAAAAGACAATCATCAACAAGTTCCTATCATTCGTCGCCATTGGCCATTTATTCGGAAATGCTTTTCTTACAATGTTTCTCCTATTAGTTGCGGGAACCAACTATCCTGGAGGAGTCGCGATCTCAAG ATTCCATCGACTGGCAGCCGGAGAAACGAACATTACCGTCCACATAGATAATATGGCCGCTCAGAGCGGCGTCTCCAGGTTCTCTCAAATCAATCCGGATTGGGT ATACAGCAAAGAAGAGGACCTCTTTCCGGGTGAGCAGCGGCTGCACAGCTTCGACTACCTGCTGACAGAAGCGCGCGATAAATACTCGGACGAGATGCGTCTCCTGGGACAAACTCACGAAATTCTGGAGTTTGTCGAGTGTTTCAACAGCATCGGGCTGCAGTACAAGTCGCTACTTCCGGTCAAGATCAAAACCAAACCATGCATTTTCATCATGAAGCGACGCCAGTCGCTGGAACCCGGCAAGATCCGGCTGAACTTTGATGACATAATGGAAACGAGTAACCTCGGTGGGAGCGGATCGCTGAGCGATCCGGAGTTTCCACCTTTTGAAGTCGATGGACGAGAGGAAGAAGATGATGAGGATGAGGATGAAGTTCTGCAAGATGACGAGGATGATAAGCACGAAGCGGATAATGCAGAGGAAGAAAAACAATTCGAGGACGATGACCAACCAGAGGACGACTTGGAGGAACTGAAGGAATCTGTTGAACAGGAAGAACCTCAGCGATATCAAAAAGCGACCCGCAATCGGCGTAGCACGAAAGACTCAACTCTCAAACCGATGCAACGGGTGAGGAAATCGACTTCCAAGAGTCggataaagatcaaggaaattcTCGAGGAGAACGCCCACCTGCTGACGGAGGATGACGAGAGCGAAACACGTGAGCAGAAGCGTGCCAAGGTGGCGTCCTATCTGCAGAAGGCGTCCTCATCGACGCAGCTCAAAACGGCTCAGAAGATCATCCGCGAGGAGAAGCTGAAACAGATGGCCAACGAGCTGAGCAAATTGGACTTCAGTGGACTGTGCAACTTGGATCGGATGTCGACGCGGGAGTGTTTGAGGCAAATCATCGACGAGCAGTACGGTTTGGGGGATGgggaggatgaagaagaataa